The following nucleotide sequence is from Vulpes lagopus strain Blue_001 chromosome 1, ASM1834538v1, whole genome shotgun sequence.
ttagggttagggtacgggttaggttagggttagtgtatgggttagggttaggatttggtttaagtttagggtaatggttaggtttagggttaggtttagggtacaggtttgggatagggttagggttacggttattgtacgggttagggttagggttaggttacgggttagggttagggttaggttttggggttaggattaggggacagtttatggttagggttagggctagggttagggttagggtactggtttggtttagggttagggtaagggtacacgttagggttagggatagcgtacgggttagggtttgggtactggttagagttagggtactggttagggttagggtcagggtaggggttagggttagtgttagggttaggttaagggtacgggttagggttatagtCAGGGCTAGGTTAAGTttagtgttagcgttagggtacagattagggttacggttagggtttgggtgagggtacgggttagtgttagtgttaggcttagggttagggtatgtgttagcagtagggttagggtgaggtttaggtttagagtacggctagggttaggattagggttagggtacgggttagggttaagctTAGGGTGAGTGTTAGtgtactagttagggttagggtttgggtactggttaggtttagggttaggtttagggtacgggttagggttagggttagggtacggaatagggttagggttatggttagtgtgagggtactggtttggtttagggttagggtaagggtacgcgttagggttagggttatcgtacgggttaggtttagggttagggttagggttagggtcgtgGTTAgataagggttaggattagggtcggggttagggttagggttagggttaggtttaaagtgattgtacaggttagggtacgggttagggtacaggtgagggttagtgttaggcgtaggtttagggtacgggtcagcaacagggttagggttaggtttaggttaagtaTACGAGtgtggtttagggttagggtacgggttagggttagggttagggtaagggtcgggttagggtacggattagggtatgggttagggtacgggttaggatacgggatagggttagggtacgggtcagggttaggtttagggttagggttagggttagggttagggtcgtgGTTagataagggttaggtttagggtcggggttagggttagggttagggttaggtttaaagTGATTGTAcagtttagggtatgggttagggtacaggtgagggttagtgttaggcgtagggttagggtacgggtcagcaacagggttagggttaggtttaggttaagtgtacgagttagggttagggttagggtacgggttagggttaaggttagggtaagggtcgggttagggtacggattagggtacaggttagggtacgggttaggatacgtgttagggttagggtacgggtcaggattaggtttagggttaggttacgggttagggtttaggtttaggtataggtttagggtacgcgttagggttagagttaggtttagggtactggatagcattagggttaggttacgggatagggttagtgtaagggttagggttagggtacttgttagggttagggtaagggttagggaaaGGTTCGggtttgggtactggttagggtatggcttagggtacgggttagggttagggtacgggttaggttagggttaggattaggttgcgggttagggttagggttaggtttagggttagggtacgggttagggttagggttagggtactggttagggttagggttacgttacgggttagggttagggtacggcttagggtaagtgtgagggtactggttagggttagggttaggttatggtgagggttagggttagggttcgggtacgggttagggttagggttggggtacggaTTAGGATTAGCAtaagagttagggttatggttagggtactggttagggttaggattagggttagggtagaggtgaGGGTTAGGtattgggttagggttagggttaggatactggttagggtaagggttagggttagggtataggttagggtcAGGTtaagtgttagggtactggttagttttagtgttagttttagggttagtgtacgggttagggttagggttagtgttaggataagggttaggtttagggtaagggttacggttaggctTAGAGaaagggttaggttaagggtttgggtacgggttagggttagggttagggtttggttagggttagggtactggttagggtttcgtttatgattagggttagggcacgggttaggtttgggtactgattacggttaggttacgggtaagggttggggttagggtacgggttacgtttaggtttagagatagggttagggtaagggttagggttagggtacaggttagggttaggtttagtgtttgggtagggttaggggatagggttagggttaggttacggtgagggttagggttagggttagggttagggttagggttatgatactggttagggttaggtttagggttagggtacgggttagggttagagtaaggtttagggtacgggttagggttagtgttaggttacggattagggttagggttagggtttcattagatttagggtacagtttagtgttagggttaggtttagggtacgggttagggttagagttagggtatgcgttagagtacgggttagtgttagggttagggtaaggtacgGTTTTgtgttaaggttaggattagtgtacggtttagggtacaggATGGAGTTATGGTTAAGGTACGTGgtaaggtacgggttagtgttaggattaggattagggttagggtactggttagggttagggttaggtttagggtacaggttattgttagggttagggttaggtttaaggtacggataaggtttagggttagggttagggttagggtacgggttaggcatagtTAGGGTTTGCGTTAGTTTATgggtaaggtttaggtttagggtaatggtacggtttaggtttagggttagggtacggatatgtgttagggttaaggttagggttagggttagggaacgtgttagggttagggttagggtactggttagggttagagttagggttaggtttagggttagggtatggattagggttatggttacggtTAGTCTTAGgctacgtgttagggttagggttagagtatggcttagggtacgggttacgttttgagttagggtttttttttttccaagctttaattcacttttatttttcttgtataaaactaTGTGGTAGCCACAGCTGGAGCCTGGGTCCTCTGCACGGAGACTCTGGTGTGGGTCTTTACAAGATGGTCAGTGAATTCCTGATAGGGAGACTTGGTGAACACCGTCTCTTTCCAGAGATCAGGGGTGAGATAGCTGTAGGTCTTGGAGATCGCATCAAAAGTAGCCTTGGCAAAGTTCCCCAGGGTGGCAGTGCAGCCCCTGGCTGAAGTGTAGCAGTCATCAATACCAGCCATCATCAGTAGCTTCTTGGGCACAGGGGCTGAGACAATGCCAGTGCCTCTGGGGGCAAGGATGAGACGCACCAGCACAGAACCACAGTGACCAGTCACCTTGCATGGGACAGTGTGGGACTTGCCGATCTTGTTCCCCCAGTTGCCTCGTCGCACAGGGACGATGGAAAGCTTGGCCAGGATGGTGGCCCCACGGATGGCAGTGGCTACCTCCTTGGAGCACTTGACGCCCAGACCCACGTGTCCATTGTAATCTCCGATGGCAACAAACGCCTTGAACCTGGTCCGCTGGCCAGCACGGGTCTGCTTTTGCACGGGCATGATTTTCAAGACCTCATCCTTGAGGGACGCCCCCAAGAAgaagtacgggttagggttagggttgggtttcgggttagggttagtgtacgtgtTAGTGTtcggtttatggttaggtttagggttagggttagggttaggtttaggattagggtacgagttagggatagggttaggcttagggttaggttactggttagtgttaggattgggttaggtttgggtacgggttagggttagggttagggtacgggttagcgttagggttagggttagattatgggttagggttatgtttagggtatgggataggtatagggttaggttactgtttaggg
It contains:
- the LOC121495621 gene encoding 40S ribosomal protein S2-like, encoding MPVQKQTRAGQRTRFKAFVAIGDYNGHVGLGVKCSKEVATAIRGATILAKLSIVPVRRGNWGNKIGKSHTVPCKVTGHCGSVLVRLILAPRGTGIVSAPVPKKLLMMAGIDDCYTSARGCTATLGNFAKATFDAISKTYSYLTPDLWKETVFTKSPYQEFTDHLVKTHTRVSVQRTQAPAVATT